A single genomic interval of Penicillium psychrofluorescens genome assembly, chromosome: 2 harbors:
- a CDS encoding uncharacterized protein (ID:PFLUO_003816-T1.cds;~source:funannotate) — protein MGGGDLNLKKSWHPSLLRNQERVWAEEKKALDERKRIDQLRREREEERQIQELQRLQESSGKGKQQSRVDWMYQAPSGATGQYTEEMEGYLLGKRRIDGVLLKNDTDTKKLEKGADVANGADGAAPTPGVLSARDTMTKVMNDPLLEVKKREQAAYEAAVKEQVRRKEREEKRGGRDSGRERDRHSKRRRYSDEAEDDRRHRHHHRSSHRHRSRSPASPERSSHRPHRSERDRERRDDRRRGEDRDRDRDRRDSDRARRDDRDHRDDRDRDRERDRRDHRERRDSYSNRPRDERRDSDTRRRSPSPRPTQDRNNREYSNNGNKNNNNNNRRDRDRASAPSNNIPKNGRPAPNQKDLDEERRRKLAEMQSNASEMEHIRRDRIAEISAEEKKQQEVDDRQRSDKGRFVSKLHQRAQEDSLDERIRRGRGGYAKIEAD, from the exons ATGGGTGGCGGTGATCTGAACCTGAAGAA ATCATGGCATCCCTCGCTACTGCGCAACCAAGAGCGCGTCTGGGccgaggaaaagaaagcccTCGATGAGCGCAAACGGATCGACCAGCTTCGGCGCGAGCGTGAAGAAGAGCGCCAGATCCAAGAGCTGCAACGTCTGCAAGAATCCTccggcaagggcaagcagCAGAGCCGCGTTGATTGGATGTATCAGGCGCCCTCAGGTGCGACGGGCCAGTATActgaggagatggaggggtACTTACTTGGCAAGCGGAGGATTGATGGGGTCTTGCTGAAGAATGATACGGACACTaagaagttggagaagggggCGGATGTTGCGAATGGAGCAGACGGTGCTGCTCCTACTCCTGGCGTGCTTTCGGCGAGGGATACCATGACGAAGGTTATGAATGATCCGTTGCTGGAGGTTAAGAAGAGGGAGCAGGCGGCTTATGAAGCTGCGGTTAAGGAGCaggtgaggaggaaggagagggaggagaaaCGTGGCGGTCGTGATTCCGGGCGTGAACGGGATCGCCATTCCAAGCGCAGACGATACAGTGATGAGGCCGAGGATGatcgtcggcatcggcaccaccaccgctcGTCGCACCGTCATCGGTCGAGGTCGCCTGCTTCGCCGGAGAGGTCGTCGCACCGTCCACACAGGAGTGAGCGAGACCGTGAACGTCGAGATGACCGACGGcgcggagaagatcgtgATCGGGACCGTGACAGGAGGGACAGCGACAGAGCCCGTCGAGATGATCGTGACCATCGAGACGACCGTGATCGAGACCGTGAACGAGATCGTCGAGACCACCGCGAAAGACGCGACTCATATTCTAACCGCCCCCGCGATGAACGACGCGACTCAGATACGCGGCGACGCTCACCATCTCCGCGTCCAACGCAAGACCGGAACAACCGCGAGTACTCTAACAACGGcaacaagaacaacaacaacaacaaccggCGAGACAGAGACCGTGCTTCTGCACCATCCAACAACATCCCCAAGAACGGCAGACCCGCACCGAACCAGAAAGATCTAGACGAAGAGCGCCGCCGCAAGCTGGCAGAGATGCAATCCAACGCCAGCGAAATGGAGCATATCCGCCGCGACCGCATCGCTGAGAtctccgccgaagaaaagaagcagcaggAGGTTGATGACCGTCAGCGCTCGGATAAGGGCCGGTTTGTCTCGAAGCTGCATCAGCGCGCGCAGGAGGATAGTTTGGACGAACGCATTCGGAGGGGGCGTGGTGGATATGCTAAGATTGAAGCGGATTGA
- a CDS encoding uncharacterized protein (ID:PFLUO_003817-T1.cds;~source:funannotate): protein MEPSKVKYEYVDPDEVERLDYYVPGGYHPVQIGDRFHDGRYVIVHKLGFGRSATTWLAEDKQDSRLVALKISTAESAERTVHESQVLTRLGQAKSRLPGKAVVQTLLDSFPLSGPNGRHRCLVMDAARINIDEAKEAAYHRLLHLPASRAIAAQLVLGVQFVHSQGIVHGDLHLGNVLLRLPHSLQHMTRKQLYEKTGEPAKEPVVRCDGAPLGHGVPSELIVPLWLGLGSDEITLTDSPIMLADFGEAFDPSITKTFTCHTPHLLAPPEAFFAGPAMDDHLSFPADIWTLACTIWDILGPAPPFEVFVPTLDSVTREHVETFGKLPDRWWGKWANRNNWFDEDGRKNVKENLRQHYSNSARGWDQRFPACIRGARRRVSKAEETDFEVFEQDEEKAFGDMAKSMLMLEPGQRATIEDVVSFVRAAVSYPATAQVGTSLGRR, encoded by the exons ATGGAGCCTAGCAAAGTCAAGTACGAATATGTCGATCCCGACGAAGTCGAGCGCCTGGACTACTACGTTCCCGGCGGCTACCACCCGGTCCAAATTGGCGACAGATTTCACGACGGCCGGTATGTGATTGTTCATAAACTCGGATTCGGTCGATCTGCCACAACGTGGCTGGCAGAAGACAAGCAGGATAGTCGACTCGTTGCTCTTAAGATCTCCACTGCGGAATCAGCCGAGCGAACAGTGCACGAATCGCAAGTTCTGACACGGCTGGGGCAGGCCAAATCACGACTCCCTGGAAAGGCTGTGGTGCAGACCCTGCTTGATTCTTTTCCCTTGTCGGGACCGAATGGCCGCCATCGATGTTTGGTCATGGATGCTGCAAGGATCAATATTGATGAAGCTAAAGAGGCAGCATACCATCGTCTGCTTCATCTCCCGGCCTCGAGAGCTATTGCCGCACAGCTTGTACTTGGGGTTCAATTTGTCCATTCCCAGGGAATTGTTCATGGTG ATCTTCACCTTGGAAATgttctccttcgcctcccACACAGTCTGCAGCATATGACCCGTAAGCAGCTATATGAAAAGACTGGCGAACCCGCAAAGGAACCTGTGGTTCGTTGTGATGGTGCACCTCTTGGCCATGGAGTTCCCTCAGAACTCATTGTCCCCCTCTGGCTCGGACTTGGAAGCGACGAAATCACTTTGACCGATTCTCCTATCATGCTTGCCGATTTCGGAGAAGCATTTGATCCCTCTATCACAAAGACCTTCACCTGTCATACGCCGCACCTGCTTGCACCCCCAGAAGCGTTTTTCGCAGGGCCCGCGATGGACGACCATCTTTCCTTTCCAGCTGATATATGGACACTTGCATGCACCATCTGGGACATCCTAGGACCCGCACCCCCCTTTGAAGTGTTTGTCCCTACTCTTGATAGTGTCACAAGGGAACATGTCGAGACGTTTGGCAAACTACCCGATCGGTGGTGGGGGAAGTGGGCGAACCGGAACAACTGGTTTGATGAAGACGGACGTAAAAACGTCAAGGAAAATCTGAGGCAACATTACAGCAACAGCGCTAGGGGCTGGGATCAACGGTTTCCGGCATGCATACGGGGTGCACGACGGCGAGTAAgcaaggcggaggagacggacTTTGAGGTCTTCGAGCAAGATGAGGAGAAAGCCTTTGGTGATATGGCCAAGTCGATGTTAATGCTTGAGCCGGGACAGAGGGCTACAATTGAGGATGTAGTGAG CTTCGTGCGAGCTGCCGTTTCCTATCCAGCGACAGCCCAGGTTGGTACATCTTTAGGCCGTCGGTGA
- a CDS encoding uncharacterized protein (ID:PFLUO_003818-T1.cds;~source:funannotate), translating into MFIGFAPYAGTYSSLFPQSRQGKVAELRQELSSGGKKDKNYSAKKIALKKIVANMTMSNNDMVALFPDVIDCMNLSSLEIKKMCFLFLVNYSRMKPDVALKALPILVHDMEDTNPLVRALALRTIAYVHVREFVEATFQPLKRLMQDNDPYVRKTAAFCVAKLYEHDKKMVENSDLIDRLNRMLKDENPTVVSSVLASLVDIWGRSESISLTIDYVSASKLVSILADCSEWGQTYILEALMSYVPQDTAEALLLAERIAPRLSHSNSAVVLTSCRVILYLMNYIADEKHITSLCKKMSPPLVTLLSKPPEVQYLALRNAILILQKRPEVLRNDIRVFFCNYNDLIYVKVTKLELMFMLTTKENISVVLAELREYATEIDVHFVRKAVRAIGKLAIKIESAARQCIDTLLELVDAKIPYIVQEATVVIRNIFRKYPNQYESIIGHVIQNIDDLDEPEAKAAIIWIIGQYADRIENSDGLLQDYLATFHDETIEVQLALLTATVKLFIQRPTKGQQIVPEVLKWCTEETDDPDLRDRGYMYWRLLSTDPASAKEVVMGQKPPITAESEKLDPRTLEELCLNVGTLATVYLKPIHQVFRAARPRRLQPSPALQRPPLEDGTAGMLDYNPPSATAGAAGNTSNSGLATIVTTGNPISPINPAPPPNFPVAAPGTGPNAATGQTSMNDAVNAADSYFSGVGSQQMASMDLGGRDDGIGNGGAQQMQYVVTQNQQQVYQPHLAGGAATGELLLL; encoded by the exons ATGTTCATCGGCTTCGCCCCCTATGCTGGGACCTACAGCTCACTCTTTCCTCAATCCCGACAGGGCAAAGTCGCCGAGCTGCGACAGGAGCTCAGTAgcggcggcaagaaggacaagaacTACTCCGCCAAAAAGATcgcgctgaagaagatcgttGCCAACATGACCATGAGCAATAACGATATGGTAGCCCTGTTTCCGGACGTGATCGACTGCATGAATTTATCCAGCTtggagatcaagaagat GTGCTTTTTGTTCCTGGTCAACTATTCAAGGATGAAGCCCGATGTCGCGCTGAAGGCGCTACCGATTCTGGTCCAT GATATGGAGGACACCAACCCGCTGGTGCGCGCACTCGCATTACGAACCATCGCCTATGTACATGTCCGCGAGTTCGTTGAAGCGACCTTTCAACCTCTCAAACGCCTGATGCAGGACAACGATCCCTATGTCCGCAAGACAGCTGCCTTTTGCGTGGCAAAACTGTATGAGCACGACAAGAAGATGGTGGAAAACTCCGACTTGATCGATAGACTCAATCGCATGTTGAAGGACGAGAACCCGACAGTTGTTTCCAGCGTTTTGGCTTCGTTGGTGGACATTTGGGGCCGGAGTGAATCCATCTCCCTTACTATCGACTACGTCAGCGCATCGAAACTGGTTTCGATTCTGGCGGACTGCTCTGA ATGGGGTCAAACCTATATCCTCGAAGCATTAATGTCTTACGTGCCCCAAGACACCGCCGAGGCGCTCCTGCTGGCAGAGCGAATTGCACCACGACTATCTCACTCGAATTCTGCGGTTGTCCTCACTTCTTGTCGAGTCATCCTCTATCTCATGAACTATATTGCCGACGAAAAACACATCACTTCGTTATGCAAGAAAATGTCACCACCCCTCGTGACATTGCTCTCTAAACCCCCTGAGGTCCAGTATCTGGCACTGCGAAACGCCATTCTGATCCTGCAGAAGAGACCTGAAGTCCTGCGAAATGATATCCGGGTGTTTTTCTGCAACTACAATGATCTCATCTACGTCAAGGTGACCAAGTTGGAGTTGATGTTTATGTTGACCACCAAAGAGAATATTTCCGTGGTCTTGGCGGAGCTTCGAGAATATGCCACTGAAATCGATGTGCATTTCGTGCGCAAGGCAGTCCGCGCCATCGGAAAACTAGCCATCAAGATCGAGTCGGCCGCGCGGCAGTGTATCGACACTCTTTTGGAGCTGGTTGACGCCAAGATCCCGTACATTGTCCAAGAGGCAACGGTGGTGATTCGCAACATCTTCCGCAAATATCCCAACCAGTACGAGAGTATCATCGGACATGTGATCCAAAacatcgatgatctcgatgAGCCCGAGGCCAAGGCAGCCATCATCTGGATCATCGGTCAATACGCAGACCGGATCGAGAATTCAGACGGTCTCTTGCAGGATTACCTGGCAACCTTCCACGATGAGACCATCGAAGTGCAGCTCGCACTGCTGACAGCCACCGTCAAGCTTTTCATTCAGCGGCCCACCAAGGGCCAACAGATCGTCCCAGAGGTGCTGAAGTGGTGCACCGAAGAAACAGACGACCCGGACCTGCGCGATCGCGGCTACATGTACTGGCGTCTGCTCTCCACCGACCCAGCATCCGCCAAAGAAGTAGTGATGGGCCAAAAGCCCCCGATCACCGCAGAGAGCGAAAAACTGGACCCGCGCACCCTCGAAGAGCTGTGTCTTAATGTCGGCACCCTGGCCACCGTCTACCTCAAACCCATCCACCAGGTCTTCCGCGCTGCCCGCCCCCGTCGCCTCCAACCCAGTCCGGCCCTGCAGCGCCCACCCCTCGAGGACGGCACCGCGGGCATGCTAGACTACAACCCACCATCAGCCACTGCTGGAGCAGCCGGAAACACAAGCAACAGCGGCCTGGCTACCATCGTTACGACAGGAAACCCCATCAGTCCCATCAACCCCGCCCCTCCACCTAACTTCCCCGTCGCGGCGCCCGGCACCGGCCCCAACGCGGCCACGGGCCAGACATCCATGAACGACGCCGTCAACGCCGCAGACTCGTACTTCAGCGGCGTTGGCTCCCAGCAGATGGCGTCGATGGACCTTGGCGGACGTGATGACGGCATTGGCAATGGAGGCGCCCAGCAAATGCAGTACGTTGTCACGCAGAATCAGCAGCAGGTGTATCAGCCTCATTTGGCCGGTGGGGCTGCGACGGGCGAGTTGTTGTTGCTATAG